The Syngnathus typhle isolate RoL2023-S1 ecotype Sweden linkage group LG6, RoL_Styp_1.0, whole genome shotgun sequence genome has a window encoding:
- the hip1 gene encoding huntingtin-interacting protein 1 encodes MDRVKSSMQQVPNAIPKVIRRTGGANSLELERENFERGQAVSINKAINTQEVAVKEKHARTCILGTHHEKGAYTFWAAVNRLPLSSNAVLCWKFCHVFHKLLRDGHPNVIKDSMRNKADLTDMSRMWGHLSEGYGKLCSIYLKLLITKMEFHIKNPRFPGNLQMSNRQLEEAGENDVNNFFQLTVEMFDYLECELNLFLGVFSSLDMSRSVSVTAAGQCRLAPLIQVILDSSHLYDYTVKLLFKLHSCLPADTLQGHRDRFQEQFKKLKSLFYRSSNLQYFKRLIQIPQLPENPPNFLRASALSEHISPVVVIPAESSSPESEHMVETDDLVDTDLPVLPAPVETKFDDLFGTSAAIDPFNFNNQNGMRKDDKDRLIEQLTREIQALKDELEAFRLESGRLCQALRGRVNELEAELAEQSHLRLQAAGESEFLKAELDDLRRVRQDTEKEQRSLTEIEKKAQANEQRYTKLKEKYTELVQGHAELLRKNAEVTRQMTVARVAQDEIDAVRKEMQDKVKAAQDFADRQERAQREHVGELRRELESSRAELDSLKITMGSSQQSNEVLGTQLAAMESQKAVLVESLSKVETELAVQGQELERLQSSLASERETGVKTAEALQNQLNDKESREQALESQLVAARWSSLQGAVEEAEKIIQDSLAQMDDPAHISCTSSADYLASRCQASLDCVEQLHPARDAFLADDTGVSQLLKVVTQCGHLVGDTIVQGSATSHMVPVEQADVLSVSVKACGAEALLLLGCMKKKEDITKANNCKLKEALQSILASAEKLRPRGLELQQGELGDLVEQEMAATSAAVESAAARIEDMLNKSRAVDTGIKMEVNERILASCTELMTAIKALVLSSKDLQRDIVESGRGAASTKEFYAKNSRWTEGLISASKAVGWGATVMVDAADLVVQGKGKFEELMVCSREIAASTAQLVAASKVKADKDSTNLHRLQHASRGVTQATAAVVASTKSGQSQIEDKDTMDFSSMTLTQIKRQEMDAQVLVLELETRLQKERERLGELRKKHYELAGVAEGWGGDEEG; translated from the exons ATGGATCGAGTGAAAAGCTCCATGCAGCAAGTACCCAACGCCATCCCGAAAGTGATTCGACGCACCGGAGGAGCTAACAGTCTGGAGCTGGAGAGGGAAAACTTTGAGAGAGGGCAG GCAGTCAGCATCAACAAGGCCATCAACACACAGGAGGTTGCTGTCAAAGAGAAGCATGCCAGGA CTTGCATTTTGGGGACTCATCATGAGAAAGGAGCCTACACTTTCTGGGCAGCGGTCAACCGGCTTCCTCTCTCCAGCAATGCAGTCCTTTGCTGGAAGTTCTGCCATGTTTTTCACAAGCTACTACGAGACGGACATCCAAAT GTGATAAAAGACTCTATGAGGAATAAGGCTGATTTGACAGATATGAGCAGGATGTGG GGTCACCTGAGTGAAGGCTACGGGAAGCTCTGCAGCATCTACCTCAAACTGCTCATCACCAAAATGGAGTTCCACATTAAA AATCCTCGGTTCCCTGGCAACCTGCAGATGTCAAACAGACAACTTGAAGAGGCGGGAGAAAATGATGTCAACAACTT CTTTCAATTAACTGTGGAGATGTTTGATTACCTCGAGTGTGAACTCAACCTCTTCCTTGGAG TATTCAGCTCGCTAGATATGTCTCGGTCAGTTTCAGTGACTGCTGCAGGCCAATGTCGTCTGGCTCCGCTCATTCAAGTCATCTTGGACTCCAGCCACCTATACGATTACACAGTCAAGCTGCTGTTTAAACTGCACTCAT GCCTTCCAGCAGACACTCTCCAAGGCCACCGAGATCGCTTTCAGGAACAGTTTAAGAA GTTAAAGAGTCTGTTTTATCGCTCCAGTAACTTGCAGTACTTCAAGCGGTTGATTCAGATTCCACAGTTGCCTGAG AATCCTCCAAACTTCCTGCGTGCATCTGCGCTGTCAGAGCACATCAGCCCCGTGGTTGTAATCCCCGCCGAGTCGTCTTCTCCAGAGTCGGAACATATGGTGGAAACCGACGACCTGGTGGACACAGACCTCCCCGTCCTTCCG GCTCCAGTGGAGACAAAATTTGATGATCTCTTTGGCACCTCTGCTGCAATTGACCCCTTCAACTTCAACAATCAGAATGGAATGCGCAAGGATGATAA AGACCGACTGATTGAACAGCTGACAAGGGAGATCCAGGCCCTTAAGGATGAGTTGGAAGCATTCCGATTGGAG AGTGGACGCTTATGTCAGGCTTTGAGGGGCCGTGTCAATGAGCTGGAGGCAGAGCTAGCAGAGCAGAGTCACCTCAGGCTACAGGCAGCAGGGGAGAGCGAGTTCCTGAAAGCGGAGCTTGATGACCTGAGGAGGGTCAGGCAAGACACAGAGAAAGAGCAGCGGAGTCTGACCGAGATAGAAA AAAAAGCTCAAGCTAATGAGCAACGCTACACCAAGCTGAAGGAGAAGTACACCGAGTTGGTACAAGGTCATGCTGAATTGCTGAGGAAG AATGCAGAGGTGACCCGGCAGATGACGGTGGCTCGGGTAGCGCAGGATGAAATAGATGCAGTGAGGAAAGAGATGCAGGACAAGGTGAAGGCCGCTCAAGATTTTGCAGACAGACAG GAACGAGCGCAGCGGGAGCACGTTGGAGAGTTGCGGAGagagctggagtccagcaggGCCGAGCTGGATTCCCTCAAGATCACCATGGGCTCCTCACAACAG TCCAATGAGGTGCTTGGCACTCAACTAGCTGCAATGGAATCTCAGAAAGCAGTACTCGTTGAGTCATTGTCCAAAGTGGAGACGGAGCTTGCCGTTCAAGGGCAGGAGCTTGAGCGTCTACAAAGTTCATTGGCCAGTGAAAGGGAAACTGGTGTGAAGACAGCCGAAGCTCTGCAAAATCAACTTAATGACAAG GAGAGCAGGGAGCAGGCGTTAGAGAGCCAACTAGTAGCGGCCCGCTGGTCCAGTCTGCAGGGGGCTGTTGAAGAAGCAGAGAAGATCATCCAAGACTCACTGGCCCAGATGGATGACCCAGCCCACATCAGCTGCACTAGCTCAGCAG ACTACCTGGCATCCAGATGTCAAGCATCCTTAGACTGTGTGGAGCAGCTCCATCCTGCCAGAGACGCCTTTCTAGCCGATGACACAG GTGTCTCTCAGTTGCTAAAAGTGGTGACTCAATGTGGCCACCTAGTGGGCGACACCATTGTTCAGGGCAGTGCCACCTCTCACATGGTGCCTGTGGAGCAGGCTGATG TTCTTTCAGTAAGTGTGAAGGCATGTGGTGCTGAGGCGCTGCTTTTGTTGGGCTGCATGAAAAAGAAGGAAGACATAACAAAAGCAAACAACTGCAAGCTAAAGGAGGCACTCCAGTCCATATTGGCCTCCGCAGAG AAACTGCGTCCTCGGGGTCTGGAACTGCAGCAGGGAGAGCTGGGAGATCTAGTGGAGCAAGAAATGGCAGCCACATCTGCAGCTGTGGAATCAGCTGCTGCAAGGATAGAG GATATGCTCAACAAGTCTCGAGCGGTTGACACAGGCATCAAGATGGAGGTCAATGAGAG GATCTTAGCTTCGTGTACGGAATTGATGACAGCCATCAAGGCACTTGTTCTGTCCTCCAAAGATCTGCAAAGGGACATTGTGGAGAGTGGCAGG GGCGCAGCATCCACTAAAGAATTTTATGCCAAGAATTCCCGTTGGACCGAGGGCCTGATTTCTGCTTCCAAAGCGGTTGGATGGGGTGCCACTGTCATGGT GGATGCGGCTGATCTTGTGGTCCAGGGAAAAGGGAAGTTTGAGGAGTTGATGGTGTGTTCCCGTGAAATTGCAGCCAGCACAGCCCAACTTGTTGCTGCTTCAAAG GTTAAAGCGGACAAAGACAGTACCAACTTGCACCGCCTGCAGCATGCATCCCGAGGCGTCACCCAGGCAACTGCCGCTGTTGTGGCCTCCACCAAGTCTGGGCAGTCCCAAATTGAAGACAAAG ATACGATGGATTTCTCGAGTATGACTCTCACACAGATCAAGCGACAAGAGATGGACGCCCAG GTTCTGGTGTTGGAGCTGGAGACACGTCTGCAGAAGGAGCGCGAGCGTCTCGGGGAGCTGAGGAAGAAACACTATGAGCTAGCAGGGGTAGCGGAGGGCTGGGGGGGCGATGAGGAGG GTTAA
- the LOC133155402 gene encoding protein yippee-like 2 has translation MVRMTRSKTFQAYLPSCHRTYSCIHCRAHLANHDELISKSFQGSQGRAYLFNSVVNVGCGPAEERVLLTGLHAVADIYCENCKTTLGWKYEHAFESSQKYKEGKFIIELAHMIKDNGWD, from the exons ATGGTCAGAATGACGCGCTCCAAGACCTTCCAGGCCTACCTGCCGAGCTGCCACCGGACATACAGCTGCATCCATTGCCGGGCCCATTTAGCCAACCATGATGAGCTCATCTCCAAG TCGTTCCAGGGCAGCCAGGGCCGAGCCTACCTGTTCAACTCAGT GGTGAACGTGGGGTGTGGTCCTGCAGAGGAGAGAGTTCTGCTCACAGGCCTGCACGCCGTGGCAGATATCTACTGTGAGAACTGTAAGACCACCCTGGGCTGGAAATAC GAACATGCCTTTGAGAGCAGTCAGAAGTATAAAGAGGGCAAGTTCATCATCGAGCTGGCCCACATGATCAAGGACAACGGCTGGGACTGA